CGCGGTGCTCGCCCAGCGGGTCGTCGCCCTTGCCGCTCATGGCCTCCACGCTGCGCGCCTGCGCCAGCGCCTGCTGCCACTGCCGCTGCGTCTGCCCGGCCTGCCCCGGCTTCTGCCCGCGCGGCGGCGCGTCACTGGGCGGCCCGTCCAGCAGGTCGTCCCCCTCGTCGTTCCCGTCGCCCTCGGCTTCGGCCTCGATGGACGTGTACACCTCCTCGACGCTCAGGCGTTCCAGGTGCTCGTCCCGCCGCGACTGCGGCGGCGTGGGCAGCCCCGCCGCCGACACCATGCCGTTCACGATCAGGTCCGCCGCCTTGTTCCAGCGTTTCTTCTCACGCGGACCGCGCCGTTCCACGTGCGACAGCGCCGCGTGTAGCACCTCGTGCAGCAGCAGCCCGTCCAGCACGTCCAGCGCCAGCGTCGCGGCGACCTCCGGGTTCACGTACACCCGCTCGCCGTCCGTGCCCGCCGCCGCGACCTCCCGCGACGGCACGAACTCCGCGTGCAGCAGCAACGTCGCGAAGAACGCCGACCGCCCCCGCAGCCGCAACCGAGAGCCGGAAATCAGACGCTGGAACTCAGGGGTGACCGGGACCGGGGTCATGGGGCTCCCGGTGTTGAACGTTGATGGTTGATGGTTGATGGAAAAAGCTGTTCTCCATCAACGTTCAACCATCGACCATCCCCCCGCCTCACGCGCTTTCCGTGAGGCTCAGCGTGGTCTGCACGAGCGTCGCGAGGCGTTCGTCCCGGCCGACGAGTTCCGCGAGGTCCGCGAGTTGCCCGATGGCCTGGAATTTGCTGACGAGGGTGGCGACGTACAGCTGCAGCCATTCGGGTCCGGCGCTGTCGGCGAGCCACGTGAAGGCGTGGTACGCCTCGTCGGCGGTGGCGGCGCGGGCGGCGAGGCCCACGACGGCGGCGTAGCGGACGCTGGGTTCGTCCGGGAGGCGCAGGCCCGCGCCGCGGCCCTCGAGGACGATGCCCAGGTCGGGCAGCTGCTCGTACAGGCGCACGAACGCGCTGAATTCGGCTCCGGCGGCCTCGCCGATGGCGGGCGTGGCGTCCAGTCCGGCGCGGTGCAGGCGGGACGCCATCTCCCAGGCGCGGGGGCTGGGCCACGCGGGCTGCTGCGGGTCGAGGCGGTGCAGGAGTTCCGGGCGGAACGTCAGGAACGCGATGACGTGCTCGTGCAGGTTGCGGCCCAAGGCGTAGGCGCGCCAGGAGTCGAAGTCCGGGCGGACCGTCAGGTGCAGGAAGCGGTTGGCGAGGGGCGCGGGCATGTCGAAGACGCTGGCGCGGTCTTCCTTGCGGTTCCCGGCGGCCCACACGAACCACCCGTCCGGCAGTTCGTAGCTGCCCACCCGGCGGTCCAGGATCAGCTGCTGCGCCATGCCCTGCATGGTGGGCGGGGCCATGTTCACCTCGTCCAGGAACAGGATGCCGCGCCCGCTGCGGGGCAGGAATTCCGGCGGGTACCAGCGGCTCACGCCACCCCCCTGCCCGTCGCTCTCGGGAACCGGCAGGCCACGCAGGTCCGTGGGGGCCAGTTGCGAGAGGCGCACGTCCACGAAGTCCAGGCCGTGCGCGGCGGCGACCTGCGCCACGACGCTGCTCTTGCCCACGCCGGGGGGGCCCCAGATCATCGTGGCGAGTTTCAGGTCCCCGCGGACGAGGGCGTGCAGGTACGTCTGAAGTTCGGCAGCAGTCAGGCTCACGCGCTGAGGCTACCGCAACGGGGCCGCCCGGCGCTGAGCGCGCGTGCAGGCGGCCTTCAGGGTGCGGGGTGGGGTCGGTGGTGTTCCGGCGTGACGTTACAGCGGAACGGTGCAGGTCACGGAGGTGCTGCCGCCCCCCGCGAGGCGTTTCGTGCCCTGGATGTCCAGTTTCACGCTGGGCGCATTGCGGCCCCAGGTGGCGTGGAAGTCCAGCTCCTTCGGTTCGGTGGCGGTCAGCGGATCGTCGATCAGCCAGATCACCTGATTCAGGTCCGGGAGGGTCTGATGCCCGAACACCCGGATGGCCTGCGGGGTGGGCGTGAACGAGTACGTCAGGGTCGGGCTGGCGAAGGTGTAACTGCCGTCCGCTGCGACCGTCAGCGAACAGGCCGCGCCGCCGAGGGTCTTCCCGGCGTACGTCCCGGCGAGGCAACTGCTCGCGGCGGGGTCCGAGGACGCGTTCACGACCGGGCACGCCGCGAGGCGCGTCGTGATCGCGTTCCCCGGCGTCGGTGTCGGCGTCGGGCTGGGGGTGGAGG
This region of Deinococcus sp. JMULE3 genomic DNA includes:
- a CDS encoding VWA-like domain-containing protein, with the protein product MTPVPVTPEFQRLISGSRLRLRGRSAFFATLLLHAEFVPSREVAAAGTDGERVYVNPEVAATLALDVLDGLLLHEVLHAALSHVERRGPREKKRWNKAADLIVNGMVSAAGLPTPPQSRRDEHLERLSVEEVYTSIEAEAEGDGNDEGDDLLDGPPSDAPPRGQKPGQAGQTQRQWQQALAQARSVEAMSGKGDDPLGEHRELQRLAPARLDWRAHLWRFLARTPVDFGGFDRRFVGRGLYLEALDDESLTALIAVDTSGSVDDDAVRALVGEVQGVLGAYPHVRATLYYADTEAYGPHDLTPGGEIPPPQGGGGTDFRPIFRLLDEHEPDVLIYLTDGYGDFPEQAPRVSTLWVVPPGGLEDEGFPFGEVLRLEEHT
- a CDS encoding MoxR family ATPase, with product MSLTAAELQTYLHALVRGDLKLATMIWGPPGVGKSSVVAQVAAAHGLDFVDVRLSQLAPTDLRGLPVPESDGQGGGVSRWYPPEFLPRSGRGILFLDEVNMAPPTMQGMAQQLILDRRVGSYELPDGWFVWAAGNRKEDRASVFDMPAPLANRFLHLTVRPDFDSWRAYALGRNLHEHVIAFLTFRPELLHRLDPQQPAWPSPRAWEMASRLHRAGLDATPAIGEAAGAEFSAFVRLYEQLPDLGIVLEGRGAGLRLPDEPSVRYAAVVGLAARAATADEAYHAFTWLADSAGPEWLQLYVATLVSKFQAIGQLADLAELVGRDERLATLVQTTLSLTESA